One genomic region from Bacillus aquiflavi encodes:
- the clpC gene encoding ATP-dependent protease ATP-binding subunit ClpC, which produces MMFGRFTERAQKVLALAQEEAVRLGHNNIGTEHILLGLVREGEGIAAKALYALGLGPEKIQQEVENLIGKGQSVAQTIHYTPRAKKVTELSMDEARKLGHSYVGTEHILLGLIREGEGVAARVLNNLGVSLNKARQQVLQLLGSNEAGNHQAGNAASANTPTLDSLARDLTSIAREGSLDPVIGRSKEIQRVIEVLSRRTKNNPVLIGEPGVGKTAIAEGLAQQIVQNEVPEILRDKRVMTLDMGTVVAGTKYRGEFEDRQKKVMDEIRQAGNIILFIDELHTLIGAGGAEGAIDASNILKPSLARGELQCIGATTLDEYRKYIEKDAALERRFQPITVDEPTLEESVQILYGLRDRYEAHHRVSITDEAIDAAVKLSDRYISDRFLPDKAIDLIDEAGSKVRLRSYTTPPKLKELELQLEEVRKEKDAAVQSQEFEKAASLRDSEQRLREKLEKTQKSWKEKQGKENSEVTVEDIAHVVSSWTGIPVSKLAQTETQKLLKLEEILHSRVIGQEEAVIAVSKAVRRARAGLKDPKRPIGSFIFLGPTGVGKTELARALAEVMFGDEDAMIRIDMSEYMEKHSTSRLVGSPPGYVGYDEGGQLTEKVRRKPYSVVLLDEIEKAHPDVFNILLQVLEDGRLTDSTGRTVDFRNTILIMTSNVGAEALKRNKYVGFNIQDGEQDYKDMKGKVLEELKKAFRPEFLNRVDEMIVFHALERKHLKEIVSLMSEQLINRLKEQHIELELTEAALKKITEIGYDPEYGARPLRRAIQKHIEDRLSEELLKGTVLTGQKVVIDVENEEFIVKTTKTVNV; this is translated from the coding sequence ATGATGTTTGGACGTTTTACAGAAAGAGCCCAAAAAGTATTAGCATTAGCTCAGGAAGAGGCTGTACGTTTAGGTCATAATAATATTGGAACAGAACATATATTATTAGGGCTTGTTAGAGAAGGAGAAGGGATAGCAGCAAAGGCTTTATATGCACTTGGACTAGGTCCTGAAAAAATTCAGCAGGAAGTTGAAAATTTAATAGGGAAAGGCCAAAGCGTTGCTCAGACAATTCATTATACTCCTCGTGCAAAAAAGGTAACGGAGCTTTCAATGGATGAAGCTCGAAAACTTGGGCATTCTTATGTTGGAACAGAACATATATTGCTTGGATTAATTCGTGAAGGTGAAGGCGTTGCAGCAAGAGTATTAAATAATTTAGGAGTAAGTTTAAATAAAGCACGGCAACAAGTGCTTCAATTACTTGGGAGTAATGAGGCGGGAAATCACCAAGCAGGGAATGCTGCTAGTGCTAACACCCCTACATTGGATAGTTTAGCTCGTGACTTAACATCGATAGCTCGAGAAGGAAGTTTAGATCCTGTTATAGGAAGAAGCAAGGAAATACAACGGGTAATCGAGGTATTAAGCCGTCGTACTAAAAACAATCCTGTTTTAATCGGTGAGCCGGGAGTAGGAAAAACAGCAATTGCCGAAGGATTAGCACAACAAATTGTCCAAAATGAAGTACCTGAAATATTACGTGATAAACGCGTAATGACACTTGATATGGGAACAGTTGTAGCAGGTACGAAATATCGCGGGGAATTTGAAGATCGTCAAAAAAAAGTGATGGATGAAATTCGTCAAGCCGGAAATATTATTTTATTTATTGATGAGCTTCATACTTTAATTGGTGCTGGAGGGGCTGAAGGTGCAATTGATGCATCAAATATATTAAAGCCTTCATTAGCTCGGGGTGAACTTCAATGTATTGGGGCAACTACGTTAGATGAATATCGAAAATATATTGAAAAAGATGCCGCTCTTGAACGGCGTTTCCAACCAATTACGGTTGATGAACCAACACTAGAGGAATCTGTGCAAATTTTATACGGCTTACGGGATAGATATGAGGCGCATCATCGCGTTTCGATAACAGATGAAGCGATTGATGCAGCAGTAAAATTATCAGACAGATATATTTCAGATCGCTTCTTACCTGATAAAGCAATCGATTTAATTGATGAAGCTGGATCTAAAGTCAGATTGCGTTCTTATACTACCCCTCCTAAATTAAAAGAGCTTGAATTACAGCTGGAGGAAGTTAGAAAGGAAAAAGATGCAGCAGTACAGAGTCAAGAGTTTGAAAAAGCGGCTTCCTTACGTGATTCAGAACAACGATTGCGAGAAAAACTTGAGAAAACGCAAAAAAGTTGGAAGGAAAAACAGGGGAAAGAAAATAGTGAAGTTACCGTTGAGGATATTGCCCATGTAGTATCAAGCTGGACCGGAATTCCTGTCTCAAAATTAGCTCAAACGGAAACACAAAAGCTCCTAAAATTAGAAGAAATTTTACACTCTCGTGTCATTGGTCAAGAAGAGGCAGTGATTGCTGTATCGAAAGCCGTTAGAAGAGCCCGAGCAGGATTAAAAGACCCGAAACGCCCAATTGGATCATTTATTTTTCTTGGGCCAACAGGGGTTGGAAAAACAGAATTGGCGCGTGCACTTGCAGAAGTTATGTTCGGTGATGAAGATGCGATGATTAGAATTGATATGTCGGAGTATATGGAAAAGCACTCAACATCTAGATTAGTTGGTTCTCCTCCAGGGTATGTCGGTTATGATGAAGGGGGACAACTAACGGAAAAGGTGCGTAGAAAACCATATTCTGTCGTTTTATTAGACGAAATTGAAAAGGCGCATCCTGATGTATTCAATATCCTCCTTCAAGTGTTAGAGGATGGAAGACTTACGGATTCAACTGGACGTACTGTTGATTTCAGAAATACTATTTTAATTATGACATCAAATGTTGGAGCAGAAGCGTTAAAGCGAAATAAGTATGTCGGTTTCAATATTCAAGATGGCGAGCAAGATTATAAAGATATGAAAGGAAAAGTTCTTGAGGAGCTGAAAAAAGCATTTCGCCCAGAGTTTTTAAACCGGGTAGATGAAATGATCGTCTTCCATGCACTTGAAAGGAAACACCTAAAAGAAATTGTGTCATTAATGTCTGAACAATTAATCAATCGATTAAAAGAGCAACATATTGAATTAGAATTAACAGAAGCTGCATTGAAAAAAATTACCGAAATAGGCTATGATCCTGAATACGGGGCTCGACCTCTTCGCAGAGCGATTCAGAAGCATATTGAAGATCGGCTGTCAGAGGAATTGTTAAAAGGAACTGTTTTAACAGGACAGAAAGTTGTCATTGATGTAGAAAATGAAGAGTTTATTGTAAAAACAACGAAAACAGTAAATGTATAA
- the cysE gene encoding serine O-acetyltransferase: MFKTLKEDIKVVFDQDPAARSYIEVILTYSGLHAIWAHRFAHSFYKRKFFFIARAISQISRFFTGIEIHPGAKIGKRFFIDHGMGVVIGETCEIGDNVTVFQGVTLGGTGKEKGKRHPTIKDNALIATGAKVLGSITIGENSKIGAGSVVLRDVPDNSTVVGIPGKVVIRDGVRLKKDLNHCDLPDPIADRFHELEHKIAELTAELDELKKERILNHGD, encoded by the coding sequence GTGTTTAAAACTTTAAAAGAAGATATTAAAGTCGTTTTTGATCAGGACCCAGCTGCAAGAAGTTATATTGAGGTAATATTAACGTACTCCGGTTTACATGCGATTTGGGCACACCGATTCGCTCACTCATTTTACAAACGGAAATTTTTCTTTATTGCTAGAGCTATTTCGCAAATTAGCCGCTTTTTTACTGGAATTGAAATTCATCCGGGAGCTAAAATCGGCAAGCGGTTTTTTATCGACCACGGTATGGGTGTTGTTATTGGAGAGACGTGTGAAATAGGTGATAACGTAACTGTCTTCCAAGGGGTTACTTTAGGAGGAACTGGGAAAGAAAAAGGAAAGAGGCATCCAACAATTAAAGATAATGCATTGATTGCAACCGGGGCAAAAGTACTTGGATCAATTACAATTGGGGAAAATTCAAAGATTGGTGCAGGCTCTGTCGTTCTACGCGATGTCCCGGATAACTCAACAGTCGTCGGAATTCCAGGCAAAGTGGTTATACGTGATGGAGTAAGGCTTAAAAAAGACCTTAATCATTGTGATTTACCAGATCCTATCGCAGATCGTTTTCATGAACTGGAACATAAAATAGCGGAATTAACAGCAGAGCTTGATGAGTTAAAAAAAGAAAGGATTCTGAATCATGGCGATTAA
- a CDS encoding MFS transporter, translating to MTSWKNSIFLILGIGVSHLGNWIYFIALNILILNLTGSAAAVAGLYIIRPVAILITNTWSGSVIDRVNKRKLMIFIDIIRGTLVICIPFIGSLWAIYIVLLLVNIAGAFFGPSSSVYITKLVPQENRKRFNSIMSMTSPGAFLLGPAIAGILIMYVSPDICIIINAVSFFVCAFFIYLLPNVDEDLNNIRERVHWKTILNDWKAVKQFIKQTKYFISVYILFQSAMLIAFAVDSQEVTFIKQHLKLSDRDYGLIVSITGIGSLTGAAVAAITSKKIHLRLFIGVGMLLTSLGYVMFYASFNFITATLAFVFLGFFLAFANTGYATFFQNNVPVKIMGRFGSIADMVQGMIQIGLTLLLGLMAEWFSVQLVCLIFTIIGTLIASILLLTVLIPSKLRYFEENTTAISG from the coding sequence ATGACATCCTGGAAAAATTCCATTTTTTTAATTTTAGGAATAGGTGTATCACATCTAGGAAATTGGATTTACTTTATAGCACTTAATATTTTAATCTTAAACTTAACTGGCTCGGCCGCTGCGGTAGCTGGACTGTATATTATAAGACCCGTAGCAATTTTAATCACCAATACTTGGTCTGGAAGCGTCATTGATCGTGTGAATAAAAGAAAATTAATGATATTTATCGATATAATAAGAGGAACCTTAGTAATTTGCATTCCCTTTATAGGATCTTTATGGGCAATTTATATTGTTCTCCTTTTGGTTAATATTGCAGGTGCATTTTTCGGCCCAAGCTCATCAGTATACATTACGAAACTTGTCCCCCAGGAAAATCGAAAAAGATTTAATTCAATCATGAGTATGACTAGCCCTGGTGCATTTTTATTAGGTCCAGCAATTGCTGGGATATTAATTATGTACGTTAGTCCAGATATTTGTATTATCATTAATGCTGTTTCTTTTTTCGTTTGTGCATTTTTTATTTATCTACTTCCTAATGTAGATGAAGATTTAAATAATATACGTGAACGGGTACATTGGAAAACTATTTTAAATGACTGGAAAGCAGTTAAACAATTTATTAAACAAACTAAATATTTTATTTCAGTTTATATATTGTTCCAATCAGCTATGTTAATTGCCTTTGCTGTTGATTCACAAGAAGTTACTTTTATTAAACAACATTTAAAACTATCGGACAGAGATTATGGCTTAATTGTAAGTATAACAGGGATTGGTTCATTAACCGGGGCTGCTGTTGCTGCTATTACATCTAAAAAAATACATCTCCGCCTATTTATTGGTGTTGGAATGCTATTAACATCTTTAGGATACGTTATGTTTTATGCTTCTTTTAACTTTATTACTGCAACATTAGCATTTGTATTTTTGGGCTTTTTTTTGGCATTTGCCAATACAGGATATGCAACTTTTTTTCAAAATAACGTGCCGGTAAAAATTATGGGGAGATTCGGAAGTATCGCAGATATGGTTCAGGGAATGATTCAAATTGGATTAACACTACTTTTAGGATTAATGGCCGAATGGTTTTCAGTCCAACTTGTGTGCCTGATCTTTACGATTATAGGAACTTTGATTGCAAGCATACTCCTCCTCACAGTACTGATTCCTTCAAAATTGCGCTATTTTGAAGAAAATACAACAGCTATTTCAGGCTAA
- a CDS encoding UvrB/UvrC motif-containing protein — MICQECNQRPATLHFTKIVNGKKAEIHLCEKCAHEKGDMFMFNSGPGLSISNLLAGLLNADPGFQQAKQNSFQQDEIIQCKHCSMTFPQFVKVGRFGCAHCYKTFQNQLNPILRRLHSGNWSHNGKIPKRIGGNMHLRKKIEDLKLKLKYLITQEEFEQAAQIRDEIRLLKKKLTERHEGGE; from the coding sequence TTGATATGTCAGGAATGTAATCAAAGACCTGCAACACTTCATTTTACGAAAATTGTAAATGGGAAAAAAGCTGAAATTCATTTATGCGAAAAATGTGCCCATGAAAAAGGTGACATGTTTATGTTTAATAGCGGACCAGGGCTTTCTATTAGCAACCTTTTAGCAGGATTATTGAATGCAGATCCAGGATTTCAACAAGCGAAGCAAAATTCTTTTCAACAAGATGAAATTATTCAATGCAAACATTGCTCAATGACTTTTCCACAATTCGTTAAAGTGGGTCGATTTGGCTGTGCCCACTGTTACAAAACTTTTCAAAATCAATTAAATCCAATATTACGGCGTCTCCATAGTGGAAATTGGAGTCATAATGGAAAGATTCCAAAACGCATTGGGGGTAATATGCATTTGCGTAAAAAAATTGAAGACTTAAAACTAAAATTAAAATATTTAATTACCCAAGAAGAATTTGAGCAAGCTGCACAAATTCGTGATGAAATTCGATTATTAAAAAAGAAACTAACGGAAAGACACGAGGGAGGGGAATAA
- the ispF gene encoding 2-C-methyl-D-erythritol 2,4-cyclodiphosphate synthase, whose amino-acid sequence MFRIGQGFDVHKLVENRPLIIGGVEIPYEKGLTGHSDADVLLHTITDACLGAVGEGDIGRHFPDIDPTYKDADSAKLLKQIWEMIKEKGYKLVNADCTIIAQKPKMAPYINEIQAKIAELLEATPDQINVKATTTETLGFTGRGEGIAAQAVVLLQKDK is encoded by the coding sequence ATGTTTCGTATAGGTCAAGGTTTTGATGTCCATAAACTAGTAGAAAACCGGCCACTCATTATTGGCGGGGTTGAAATTCCTTATGAAAAAGGATTAACAGGACACTCTGATGCAGATGTACTTTTACATACAATAACCGATGCTTGTCTAGGTGCCGTTGGAGAAGGAGATATCGGGAGACATTTCCCTGACATTGATCCAACATATAAGGATGCAGACTCTGCAAAGCTGTTGAAGCAAATTTGGGAAATGATTAAGGAAAAAGGCTATAAGCTAGTGAACGCAGATTGTACTATTATTGCCCAAAAACCAAAGATGGCACCATACATTAATGAAATACAGGCAAAGATAGCTGAATTATTAGAAGCAACACCAGATCAAATCAATGTGAAAGCAACTACGACTGAAACACTTGGCTTTACTGGCCGAGGAGAAGGTATTGCTGCGCAGGCAGTAGTGTTATTACAAAAAGATAAATAA
- a CDS encoding protein arginine kinase: protein MSLERFINQAISPWMNEDGADSDIVLSSRIRLARNLKEHTFPTLYSIEEAKNVINKVEKAVSSGYPDYLGKLEVLKMEELQPLQKRVLVEKHLISPHLAEDSTYGACLLSENESINIMVNEEDHIRIQCLFSGFQLTEALNLANVIDDWIEEQIDYAFDENRGYLTSCPTNVGTGLRASVMMHLPGLILTRQMNRIIPAINQLGLVVRGIYGEGSEALGNIFQISNQITLGKSEHDIVNDLKGVVVQLISQERSAREALEKTSNIQLEDRVFRSLGVLENSRIIETKEASRCLSDIRLGIDIGYIENISKNILNELMILTQPGFLQQYAGGSLRPNERDIRRAALIRERLKMEKDK, encoded by the coding sequence GTGTCTTTAGAACGTTTTATCAATCAAGCGATTAGTCCTTGGATGAATGAGGATGGTGCCGATTCAGATATTGTGTTAAGTTCTCGTATTCGGTTAGCCAGAAATTTAAAGGAACATACTTTTCCAACCCTTTATTCAATCGAGGAAGCTAAGAATGTAATAAATAAAGTTGAGAAGGCTGTTTCAAGCGGTTACCCTGATTATTTAGGAAAATTAGAGGTTCTTAAAATGGAGGAGCTTCAACCGCTACAAAAAAGGGTGCTCGTTGAAAAGCATTTAATTAGTCCGCATTTGGCAGAGGATTCAACGTACGGTGCTTGCCTTCTTTCAGAAAATGAATCAATAAATATTATGGTCAATGAGGAAGACCATATTCGGATACAATGTTTATTTTCAGGTTTTCAATTAACTGAGGCATTGAATTTAGCAAATGTAATTGATGATTGGATTGAAGAACAAATTGACTATGCATTTGATGAAAATAGAGGTTATTTAACTAGTTGTCCGACAAATGTAGGAACCGGATTAAGAGCATCTGTAATGATGCATTTGCCTGGTTTAATATTAACCCGTCAAATGAATCGTATAATACCTGCAATAAATCAGCTTGGTTTAGTTGTCCGAGGTATTTATGGAGAAGGCAGTGAAGCATTAGGGAACATATTTCAAATATCAAATCAAATTACCCTTGGAAAATCTGAGCATGACATCGTTAATGATTTAAAAGGTGTTGTCGTTCAGTTAATTTCACAAGAAAGGTCTGCACGAGAAGCATTAGAAAAAACATCAAACATACAATTAGAAGATAGAGTATTTCGCTCGCTCGGTGTATTGGAAAACAGCCGTATTATAGAAACGAAAGAAGCGTCTCGTTGCTTATCAGATATCCGATTAGGAATTGATATAGGTTATATAGAGAATATTTCCAAAAATATTTTAAATGAACTAATGATTTTAACACAGCCGGGGTTTTTACAGCAATATGCCGGTGGATCTTTGCGGCCAAACGAACGGGATATCCGTCGTGCTGCTTTAATTCGTGAAAGATTAAAAATGGAAAAAGATAAATAG
- the ispD gene encoding 2-C-methyl-D-erythritol 4-phosphate cytidylyltransferase, translating to MAYKVIIPAAGQGKRMGVGKNKLLLQLCQMPVIIHTLKVFEKDERCSNVILVINPQEKYIFEEMLNKYKIKKVTELVTGGKERQESVYNGLKTMESEEGIVLVHDGARPFIDLEIIDQLLSSTQINGASIVAVRLKDTIKKAQDNTVLETIERSSLWAVQTPQAFRISLLRKAHEKAKEASFVGTDDASLVEQIGHKVAIVEGNYDNIKLTTQEDLFFAEAIIRKRQRRLTNDVSYRSRF from the coding sequence ATGGCTTATAAAGTCATCATTCCTGCAGCAGGTCAAGGTAAAAGAATGGGAGTAGGGAAAAATAAACTTTTGCTACAGTTGTGTCAAATGCCCGTTATTATTCATACGTTAAAAGTATTTGAAAAGGACGAACGGTGCAGCAACGTTATATTAGTTATCAATCCACAAGAAAAATATATATTTGAGGAAATGTTAAATAAATATAAAATAAAAAAAGTAACGGAGCTTGTGACTGGCGGAAAAGAACGGCAGGAAAGCGTATATAACGGCTTAAAAACAATGGAGTCAGAAGAAGGGATTGTTCTTGTTCATGATGGGGCCAGACCATTTATTGATTTGGAAATCATTGATCAATTACTCTCTTCTACTCAAATAAATGGTGCTTCTATTGTCGCTGTTCGGTTGAAGGATACGATAAAAAAAGCACAAGACAATACCGTACTTGAAACAATTGAGCGATCTAGCTTGTGGGCTGTTCAAACCCCACAAGCTTTTCGTATTTCACTCCTTCGAAAAGCTCATGAAAAGGCCAAGGAAGCGTCATTTGTTGGAACAGATGATGCAAGTTTAGTTGAACAAATAGGCCATAAGGTAGCAATAGTAGAAGGGAATTATGACAATATTAAGCTTACGACGCAAGAGGACCTCTTTTTTGCTGAGGCAATTATTCGAAAAAGACAAAGGAGACTAACTAATGATGTTTCGTATAGGTCAAGGTTTTGA
- the radA gene encoding DNA repair protein RadA: MSKRKTKYICQECGYESPKWMGKCPGCNQWNKMVEEIEHTGRGRRGAFAHSYDDSSVLSKATPITSIETVSEPRIQTELIELNRVLGGGVVKGSLILIGGDPGIGKSTLLLQVSAQLAKKGQSVLYISGEESLKQTKLRADRLKVSSDTLLVYSETNLEEINRTIEKMNPNCVIVDSIQTVFHPDVTSAPGSVSQVRECTAELMRIAKTKGIAIFIVGHVTKEGSIAGPRLLEHMVDTVLYFEGERHHTYRILRTVKNRFGSTNEIGIFEMKELGLEEVANPSEIFLEERSEGASGSTVVASMEGTRPVLVEIQALISPTSFGNPRRMATGIDHNRVSLLMAVLEKRVGLLLQNQDAYLKVAGGVKLDEPAIDLAIAVCIASSFRDKPTKPSDCIIGEVGLTGEVRRVSRIEQRVNEAAKLGFERVILPMNNLGGWRGPKGIELIGVSSISEALQVTLEG; this comes from the coding sequence ATGTCAAAGCGGAAAACGAAATACATTTGTCAAGAATGTGGTTATGAATCTCCAAAGTGGATGGGAAAATGTCCAGGATGCAACCAGTGGAATAAAATGGTTGAAGAAATTGAGCATACAGGAAGAGGTAGACGGGGGGCTTTTGCGCATTCTTATGATGATAGTAGTGTATTATCAAAAGCAACACCCATTACATCAATAGAAACGGTATCTGAGCCGCGAATTCAGACAGAACTCATTGAATTAAACCGAGTTCTTGGCGGCGGTGTTGTAAAAGGATCACTTATTTTAATCGGCGGTGACCCAGGAATTGGTAAATCGACGTTACTTTTACAAGTTTCTGCTCAATTAGCTAAAAAAGGTCAGTCTGTCTTATATATTTCTGGCGAGGAATCGTTAAAGCAAACGAAACTTCGAGCAGATCGGCTTAAGGTTTCTTCAGATACGCTCCTTGTTTATTCAGAGACGAATCTTGAGGAGATCAATAGAACAATTGAAAAAATGAATCCGAATTGTGTAATTGTTGATTCAATACAAACAGTTTTTCATCCAGATGTTACTTCTGCTCCAGGCAGTGTATCCCAAGTTCGTGAATGTACTGCAGAGTTGATGAGAATAGCTAAAACGAAAGGAATTGCGATCTTTATTGTAGGGCATGTAACGAAGGAAGGTTCGATTGCAGGTCCCCGGCTTTTAGAGCATATGGTAGATACCGTGCTTTATTTTGAAGGGGAACGACATCATACATATCGCATTTTACGGACAGTGAAAAATCGTTTTGGTTCAACAAATGAAATAGGGATATTTGAAATGAAAGAGCTTGGGCTTGAAGAGGTAGCGAATCCTTCAGAGATTTTTCTTGAAGAAAGATCAGAAGGCGCATCTGGTTCGACTGTTGTTGCATCAATGGAAGGCACTCGCCCTGTTCTAGTAGAGATTCAGGCATTAATCTCTCCAACAAGCTTCGGAAATCCAAGGCGAATGGCTACAGGTATTGATCATAATCGCGTTTCTCTTCTAATGGCAGTATTGGAAAAACGTGTTGGTCTTTTATTACAAAATCAAGATGCGTATTTAAAAGTTGCGGGTGGAGTAAAATTAGATGAGCCTGCAATTGATTTAGCAATTGCGGTCTGTATTGCTTCTAGTTTTCGAGATAAACCGACAAAACCTTCTGATTGTATTATAGGAGAAGTTGGTTTAACAGGTGAAGTAAGAAGGGTATCAAGAATAGAACAAAGGGTTAACGAAGCGGCTAAATTAGGATTTGAAAGAGTCATTTTACCAATGAATAATCTTGGCGGCTGGAGAGGACCTAAAGGTATTGAGTTAATAGGTGTGTCTTCAATTAGTGAGGCTCTTCAAGTAACTCTAGAGGGTTAA
- a CDS encoding PIN/TRAM domain-containing protein, which translates to MLKRIVQACFLISGGTLGIILMSDLLVFFKIDDIPVINNPYTAAVLGAIIFYLITFWAVDYVVGFVKWLEELLVKLPITDIIFGSLGLVFGLLVAFLIGFALTSIEVPIINTVVPIVLTLLFGYLGFQVGFKKRDELLSLFSSRKKKVGEEELEQQNNNVLKILDTSVIIDGRIADICQTGFLEGTIVIPQFVLEELQHIADSSDALKRNRGRRGLDILNRIQKELAVKVEIYEGDFEEIQEVDSKLVMLAKLTDGIVVTNDFNLNKVCELQGVSVLNINDLANAVKPVVLPGEELNVQVIKDGKEHHQGVAYLDDGTMIVVEDGRDYIGKQIDVLVTSVLQTSAGRMIFAKPKLLEKAL; encoded by the coding sequence ATGTTAAAACGTATTGTGCAAGCATGCTTCCTTATAAGTGGAGGAACACTAGGTATTATTTTAATGTCAGACTTACTAGTATTTTTTAAAATAGACGACATTCCTGTTATAAATAATCCTTATACCGCTGCTGTTTTAGGTGCAATTATTTTTTATCTCATAACGTTTTGGGCGGTTGATTATGTAGTGGGCTTTGTAAAGTGGCTGGAGGAATTATTAGTCAAGCTGCCCATTACTGATATTATTTTTGGCAGTCTTGGGTTAGTCTTCGGTCTTCTTGTAGCATTTCTAATTGGATTTGCATTAACTTCAATAGAGGTTCCGATTATCAACACTGTAGTACCGATCGTCCTAACATTATTGTTTGGATATTTAGGTTTCCAAGTAGGCTTTAAAAAACGTGATGAGCTATTATCTCTTTTTTCAAGTCGCAAGAAAAAAGTTGGTGAAGAGGAACTAGAACAACAAAATAATAATGTGCTGAAAATATTAGATACGAGTGTTATTATTGATGGTAGAATTGCGGATATTTGTCAAACTGGTTTTTTAGAAGGGACAATCGTTATTCCGCAGTTTGTACTTGAAGAGTTGCAGCATATAGCAGACTCATCAGATGCATTAAAACGTAATCGTGGTAGAAGGGGTTTAGATATATTAAATCGCATTCAAAAAGAACTTGCAGTTAAAGTGGAAATATATGAAGGGGATTTTGAAGAAATTCAAGAAGTTGACAGTAAGCTTGTCATGCTTGCTAAATTAACAGATGGTATCGTGGTCACAAATGATTTTAATTTAAATAAAGTTTGTGAACTACAAGGCGTTTCAGTTTTAAACATTAATGATCTTGCAAATGCAGTTAAACCGGTAGTTTTACCAGGAGAAGAGCTAAATGTACAAGTAATTAAAGATGGGAAAGAACATCATCAAGGTGTAGCTTATCTTGATGATGGTACAATGATTGTTGTAGAAGACGGGCGGGATTATATTGGTAAGCAAATTGATGTATTAGTAACAAGTGTGTTACAAACATCTGCCGGTCGGATGATTTTTGCTAAACCAAAGCTGCTCGAAAAAGCATTATAA
- a CDS encoding CtsR family transcriptional regulator → MRNISDIIESYLKKVLEMSEQEAVEIKRSEVADKFQCVPSQINYVINTRFTIERGYVVESKRGGGGYIRIMKVKPHDDAHLINELISIIKNRISQTSAEHIIYRLLDEEIITEREAKIILSVIDRSTLYIDLPERDELRARMLKAILTSIKYK, encoded by the coding sequence GTGAGAAACATATCAGATATAATTGAGAGCTATTTAAAAAAAGTATTGGAAATGAGCGAACAAGAGGCTGTAGAAATCAAAAGAAGTGAAGTTGCAGATAAGTTCCAATGCGTTCCATCACAAATTAACTATGTCATAAATACAAGATTTACAATAGAAAGAGGCTATGTAGTTGAGAGTAAACGGGGTGGCGGTGGCTATATACGGATTATGAAAGTCAAACCTCACGATGATGCCCATCTAATCAATGAACTTATATCAATTATTAAAAATCGAATTTCCCAAACTAGTGCAGAACATATTATTTATCGTTTACTTGATGAAGAAATTATCACGGAACGAGAAGCAAAGATTATTCTTAGTGTCATTGATCGATCCACTTTATATATTGATTTACCTGAAAGAGATGAACTCCGTGCCAGAATGTTAAAGGCAATATTGACATCTATAAAATATAAATAA